A region of Candidatus Methylomirabilota bacterium DNA encodes the following proteins:
- a CDS encoding DUF4331 family protein, translating into TGTYLGNNTTIGFWGTTSRQKETELSRRSGPENEGPFVQIQRMGQTLIKTVFIPAAQRDRYNRSVPEDDLADLNNFSVPPEAPGFSRFIPDALTTMDNDGTGNTIAARAAVLTALGVATLPSGAPLLPGLAGLPNTNRNLIRHVIFPDVLRINLNILPPGDLVVAANGLQNGRRLDDDVTDILLRLARQLADVNFPPGSGVPGSGPLRPGALNCTVLPNCPDRRVLAVLQGTDFIEPDADVPNLANSGQDRPLLTDFPFFGEAHPLPGNTTPAPGTVGYPTTPNDPT; encoded by the coding sequence ACGGGGACCTACCTCGGGAACAACACGACGATCGGATTCTGGGGCACGACCAGCCGGCAGAAGGAAACCGAGCTGTCCAGAAGGAGTGGGCCCGAAAACGAGGGACCGTTCGTGCAGATTCAGCGGATGGGACAGACGCTCATCAAGACCGTCTTCATTCCCGCCGCGCAGCGAGACCGATACAACCGGAGCGTTCCCGAGGACGACCTGGCCGACCTGAACAACTTCTCCGTCCCCCCCGAGGCTCCTGGCTTCAGCCGCTTCATCCCGGACGCCTTGACGACCATGGACAATGACGGGACCGGCAACACGATCGCCGCGCGAGCAGCCGTCCTCACCGCCCTCGGCGTGGCAACCCTTCCGAGCGGCGCCCCACTGTTGCCCGGCCTGGCCGGCTTGCCCAATACCAATCGGAACCTGATCCGCCACGTCATCTTCCCCGATGTGCTGCGGATCAACCTCAACATCCTGCCGCCCGGTGACCTCGTCGTCGCGGCGAACGGGCTGCAGAACGGCCGGCGGCTGGACGATGACGTGACCGACATCCTTCTGAGGCTGGCCCGCCAGCTCGCCGACGTGAACTTCCCGCCTGGGAGCGGGGTGCCAGGCAGCGGCCCGCTGCGGCCGGGCGCCCTGAATTGCACTGTGCTGCCGAACTGCCCCGACCGGCGGGTCCTGGCGGTCCTTCAGGGGACCGATTTCATCGAGCCCGACGCCGACGTGCCGAATCTGGCCAACAGCGGACAAGACCGGCCGCTGCTCACTGACTTCCCATTCTTCGGGGAGGCGCACCCCCTGCCCGGGAACACGACGCCGGCTCCCGGCACGGTCGGCTACCCGACCACGCCGAACGACCCGACGTAG